AGGGGGTACTATTACCTAGAGTTGAGTTAGTCGCAATAGATGTTCAGTCGCCTATTGTTGGAGAAATGAAGGAGAGTTTATTGGTTTATCACGTAGGAAACAGTGCTTTGACTTCAGGATTTTATTACTGGAAAGGCAATAAATGGGTGCGTTTATCGTCAGAGGATAGTATAACGGATAGAATGAATAATAGCTTTACGATTGGTGCTAATCCCAATCTTAATGGGGAAGAATCGTTGATAATTACAGATACAAAGAATCATAGTGTCTATTTAGCAATTTCATCCATCGCCAACAACGGTGAGTTTGTTACAAACTTAATCGATAATCAAAATTTTATTACTCAATTAGCTAATAAAGAGGAATTCATTACCAATATCATCAATGAGTTAAAGAACTCCTATGAAAATGTTACCTATGAGAATGGGGCTTTTTATGTTACTCATGAAGTTAATGGTCAATGGGTAAAAGAGTTAATTGATTTAACTACAGTTTTACAAGGGGCCGGAGAGTCGTTGATTACAGATGGTGTTATTGGTATTCTTGTCGATGGTGTAGTAGAAACTGAAGTTGAAAAGGCAGTATTAAAATCATTAAAGCTAACCCTTAATAATAATGCTATAACATCGGCTCATATTCAAGATGGTACAATTAAACCTATTGATATGGAAGAAGCCGAACCCAATAAGATTTTGATAACAGGTGTAGATAGAAAACCAGTATGGAAAGATCGCACTCAAGTTGCTCCTAATTTCTTCTATATGCCCGCTGTTATTTTTGACACTAGCGTTACAGGAACTGCAACTCGTGATCTATATCAAGAGTATGTAAATCAATTCACAGGAGGATCAAAAACTGTTGCTACAGCTGTTGCATATCCTATTTCGCATGGTCCTGCAGGTACTGTTCCGATGGTCTATAGCGGTGGAATTATTGGCAGTGCTGGAGCGCCAAATGATATTTCAGTACTAAATCAAAGTGATCTGTATTATTATATTACTTATTATGATGAAGAAGTGTTTGAAAACCTTTCAATCAGTGCGGATGGTAAATTGACCTATACCGTTAAGGCAAATGCATCATCGAATTCTTATATGAATATTGTATTTGTTCTTAAATAGGGGGGCTTATCTGAAAAATCTTATTCTTTAGTATAAGAAAGGAGATTCGAAAAAAAGAGGTAGTAATAAATATTGAAAGAAAGATGATACAAATAAAATATAATAGAATACAAAAGCTACCTATTTTAATTGGAGTGGTTTTTTGTGTGTTACTGGGGGTGCAAAGCGTATGGGCAGAAGGATCGAAAGATTTATATCCTGCAGGAGCATTGGGGGGAAGAGGAATGTTACATTTTCGACATTTTTCAGATGTTAACAGTGTTCCATCTTTTGTTCCTAATCCAAAGGGAGTACATTATGTATATGCAGAAGAAGGAGAACAAATTGCAATTGCAACTGATGCGCAACGAAGTAGCAATCCTCGAATTTTCTTATATGACCCAAATGGAACTCAAATTTCTCTTTCTTTTGATGGAGTAAAAGGACATATTCCAAATCGTACAGCTGAATTAGCGGGTCCGAAACTTCCTAATCAAGCTTCAGGGGGGAATTATTATGAACCTATATATTATACGGTTCCAAGGGGGGGAGCAGGAATCTATAGTGTAGAATTTATTGGAGACGAGAGATATAATGATGTGTATATTCCTTTTTCTAAGGCTACAGAATGGCCTGCTGCTTCATCCATTTATTTCTTAGTTGCATGGGATATCTCAGTAGCTAAAAATTCAGGATCAACTTGGAATTGGGTTAAGGGACGAGTATTTACCTATTCACTCTCCTTGTTTAACTCTATTGTACCAAACCCACCTATTCCTGGAACAACAGGGTATCCAATAACCCCTCAAGAAGGGTTTTATGGTCAATTTAAATTTTTGACAAGAGATGGGTATGTTTATAATTTCAATTCCAATGGACATTATGGAGGCACGATATATGTCTCAGCTAGTAATAAAGGATATGGAAAAGAAGATAATTCAGAAGAGCCTTCTTATCAAAGTATGAAGGCTATTAATTTGGGTCCGGTGCGTATTCGATATGGATTTCCAGACTTAATCGGGACAGATTTTACAAAATATTGTAGGGTCTTTTATAATCTTCCAGATAGTAATATGCCTGAAACAGCAAAAGGTGCACCAGGCGGAAATGATACCTGGTTGAGGCCCAAAGAAAAAAATGCTACAAGCATGGTTACGAATACACAAGTTGAATCAATAGTAGGACAACAGTATGCGAAGAACATAACCTTTGATAACGAAAGTACTAGTACGTATAAAATTGTGATTAAGCCGAAAGCTGGATCTGCAAGTAACTTTCCTCAACGTATATTACAAGGCCGAAGTATATTAGGGAGAAATAGTGTTCTTTGGGATGGATATGATGGGGCAAGAAATCTAGTGCCTTTGAATGAGGCGATTGTATCTGTTGAGTTGAATTCAAATTTTGGTGAAATTCATGTCCCTTTTATCAACGGGCAATTAAACCCAAGAGGGTTGATTTTGGAATTATTGTCAACCGATTTGCAAACCGTTGTGTCAGATAAAATATATTGGGATGATACTACAATTTTTCCGGGACTTGTATATACAAACGGAGGAAGGACGTATCCTGAAAATGCGAATCATATTTTATTTCCCAATGGAACCTCAAGTCATGTCAATGGACGGATATTTGGAGTTAACGCAAATAGATTTGAAGCAGCATTCGGATTTAATACAGCACTGGATACTTATACATTTGCACAAAGGAGCACTATTTCTGAAGAGGTTAATGCCGCTCAACAGATAGCGGATTTGGAAGTTGTGGCTGTGACGGCCAATAAGACACTGATTAGTAATGGGGAGAACATTGTTTATACCATTAAGGTTAAAAATAATGGACCGAATGATGTTCAAGGAGCTACGTTTACCTTTCAAATCCCCACAGGATTTACCCCTATTAAACAGTATTCGTTTCTTCTACTTGTGGTTCAGAAAGTACAGCTATCTTGTATGATGCACAAAAACAGCGGTATACATCAAAGTTGAATCTGATAAATGGTTGTGAAATTGAATATAAAATAACTTTACGAGCAGAGAATCCTTTTTCAACATCTACTCAAATAGCAGTTGAAGGGGCAATTCTTCGTCCTAGTAATGTAAATGATCCAGATGCAACGAATCAAAATAATGTACCTCCAACTGATGCACATTATGAATGTGATAATAACGGATTAACGAGATTATGTAATAATATTAAAACAAATCAAACGGTTGTATTTAGTACTGAACCGTTGAGTTTTGTCAAAGATGGATTCCTAACGAATAGTAATGCTGGTGGTCTTGCGCAAATTGGAGAGACAATTACATATAAAATAAAACTTGTTAATAATGGAGGGGCTAATTTGTATTCAATTGTATTAATAGATCCATTACTCGGAGGTACTATAACAGCAATACCTCAAAAGAGTATCAATGCGGATAATGTTTTGGACGTAGGAGAAACATGGATATATACATTAGAATACACCTTGACACAAGAAGATTTGAATCGAGGAGGTGTTTATAATCAAGCCAAAGTTCGATTTAGAGAAACTTTGAGTGGCGTAATAATAAATAAAAATTCTCAACCAACAATACCACTTACTCCAACGGATGTAGGATACGATCCAGATCGACTCAACTATACTTTTGTGCCTTTTAAGGTAAAAAGTTTATTGATAACCAATCCAATGATTCGACAGCGAGTTAAAAAGTAGAGTAATACATAGGGCTATAAAATGATGGTAGTAAGTAGGATAAGTTCTTAAACCACAAGATTAGTTTCGGAAGTTTCTGAATTACTTGTTGATGAAGGGGTTTTATGATATTCCCATAGGTTTAAAAAAGCAATAAACTTGGACGTAGAGTATAATTAAAATAAATAGATGTAAAATCAGGATTTCATAAAATTGTATAGAAGAAAAAGAGAGTGTCTATTTGAGATACTCTCTTTTTGATTTTGAATAACTGTTTTTATTTATTTAAAGGTGTAATTGTAACAAAACCATATCAATCATTTGCTTGCCATTTTCAAAGATAGGTTCAGGATAATGGTCTATAAAGAAGTTTTTTCGTTTGTCGTATTGCACAAACCCATTGCGTTCATAGAAGCGAACCTGTGCTTCTCCTGTGTCTGAAGTTCCGACAACGAGGGTTTGATACTGCTGTTGGCGTGCAATTTCCTTAATCTTCTCAATTAAAAAGCTGCCAATATGTTGATTTTGGTAGGTGGTGCTAACAGCGATATTTTTAATTTCTAAACAAGTTGTATCCTGGGGATACAGACAAAAAACAGCCAACTCATCCTCATGATGCCAAACACTATAGACGCGACTCTCATACAAGTACTGTTCAATGGCTTCTACTGTTTCATCCGCAAGTAAAAGTAAATGCATGGGATAGGGTGGGGTATGAATCTCTTTAATTTGAAGGGTTTCAAGTAACATAGGCTATAAATTGAATCAAAGACAAAAGTACAATCTTTCTGCTATTGGAGGGAAACTTCAGGGTTAAAAAGGGGTGGTTTACGTTTTTAGAAGGTATTCTTCCTTTTAATGTAGCGGATTATAGAAGAATTTCTGTAAAATTTGAATATATTTGCAACCATTATAAAAAGATACTAAGTTACTAAAGATATGAAAGCAGGTATTGTAGGATTGCCTAAT
The window above is part of the Myroides odoratus DSM 2801 genome. Proteins encoded here:
- a CDS encoding DUF7507 domain-containing protein — encoded protein: MNLINGCEIEYKITLRAENPFSTSTQIAVEGAILRPSNVNDPDATNQNNVPPTDAHYECDNNGLTRLCNNIKTNQTVVFSTEPLSFVKDGFLTNSNAGGLAQIGETITYKIKLVNNGGANLYSIVLIDPLLGGTITAIPQKSINADNVLDVGETWIYTLEYTLTQEDLNRGGVYNQAKVRFRETLSGVIINKNSQPTIPLTPTDVGYDPDRLNYTFVPFKVKSLLITNPMIRQRVKK
- a CDS encoding DUF11 domain-containing protein; the encoded protein is MIQIKYNRIQKLPILIGVVFCVLLGVQSVWAEGSKDLYPAGALGGRGMLHFRHFSDVNSVPSFVPNPKGVHYVYAEEGEQIAIATDAQRSSNPRIFLYDPNGTQISLSFDGVKGHIPNRTAELAGPKLPNQASGGNYYEPIYYTVPRGGAGIYSVEFIGDERYNDVYIPFSKATEWPAASSIYFLVAWDISVAKNSGSTWNWVKGRVFTYSLSLFNSIVPNPPIPGTTGYPITPQEGFYGQFKFLTRDGYVYNFNSNGHYGGTIYVSASNKGYGKEDNSEEPSYQSMKAINLGPVRIRYGFPDLIGTDFTKYCRVFYNLPDSNMPETAKGAPGGNDTWLRPKEKNATSMVTNTQVESIVGQQYAKNITFDNESTSTYKIVIKPKAGSASNFPQRILQGRSILGRNSVLWDGYDGARNLVPLNEAIVSVELNSNFGEIHVPFINGQLNPRGLILELLSTDLQTVVSDKIYWDDTTIFPGLVYTNGGRTYPENANHILFPNGTSSHVNGRIFGVNANRFEAAFGFNTALDTYTFAQRSTISEEVNAAQQIADLEVVAVTANKTLISNGENIVYTIKVKNNGPNDVQGATFTFQIPTGFTPIKQYSFLLLVVQKVQLSCMMHKNSGIHQS
- a CDS encoding GNAT family N-acetyltransferase; translation: MLLETLQIKEIHTPPYPMHLLLLADETVEAIEQYLYESRVYSVWHHEDELAVFCLYPQDTTCLEIKNIAVSTTYQNQHIGSFLIEKIKEIARQQQYQTLVVGTSDTGEAQVRFYERNGFVQYDKRKNFFIDHYPEPIFENGKQMIDMVLLQLHL